One Hyphomicrobium album genomic window carries:
- a CDS encoding AmpG family muropeptide MFS transporter: MSAPTQSEPQKSSYLEALTVYLRPSVLVIMLLGFSSGLPLALSGETLRVWMADSGVDLGTIGLLSLAGLPYTLKFIWAPVVDAWEVPGLSRRFGRRRAWLIASQLVLMAAIVFLGTRDPINAPWMIGLGALIVAFASATQDIVVDAYRVQSLPTDEQAAGMAGYVAAYRIGMLASGAGVIGFSAWLEAEGLSREAVWPIAYAAAALLVLVGLFAAVVAREPKSDRDLAPQEGSPLERLYATARDSFSEFLVRDAAIAILLFVILFKLCDALAGTMTAPFVLSLGYTKGMYAAIVKGVGLAALLVGGFAGGAVARTLPLHKALWIAAFLQMFSNLVFVWLGYQPVSAEALTVAIVVENFAGAIGTVIFVAYLSALCNNPLHTATQYALLTALASTGRTLFSSGAGFAAETLGWPAFFVGTSLTAVPALMLMVWLQRRGHFRALETQRNGG, translated from the coding sequence ATGAGCGCCCCGACGCAGAGCGAGCCGCAGAAGTCGTCCTACCTCGAGGCGCTCACCGTCTATCTCCGGCCGAGCGTGCTCGTCATCATGCTTCTGGGGTTTTCCTCCGGTCTGCCGCTGGCGCTGTCGGGCGAGACCCTGCGCGTGTGGATGGCCGACAGCGGCGTCGACCTCGGCACCATCGGGCTGCTGTCGCTCGCCGGATTGCCCTACACGTTGAAATTCATCTGGGCGCCCGTGGTCGACGCCTGGGAAGTGCCGGGGCTGTCGCGGCGGTTCGGGCGCCGCCGCGCGTGGCTCATCGCCTCGCAGCTCGTGCTGATGGCGGCGATCGTCTTTCTCGGCACGCGCGACCCGATCAATGCGCCGTGGATGATCGGGCTCGGCGCGCTCATCGTCGCCTTCGCCTCGGCGACGCAGGACATCGTCGTCGATGCATATCGCGTCCAATCGCTGCCGACCGACGAGCAGGCCGCGGGCATGGCCGGTTACGTCGCCGCTTATCGCATCGGCATGCTGGCGTCGGGCGCCGGCGTCATCGGCTTCAGCGCCTGGCTCGAAGCCGAGGGGCTGAGCAGGGAGGCCGTCTGGCCGATTGCTTACGCTGCCGCCGCACTGCTCGTGCTCGTCGGCCTCTTTGCCGCGGTCGTCGCGCGCGAGCCGAAGTCCGACCGCGACCTTGCCCCGCAGGAGGGCAGTCCGCTGGAGCGGCTCTACGCCACGGCGAGGGATTCCTTTTCGGAGTTTCTCGTCCGCGACGCGGCGATCGCCATTCTGCTGTTCGTCATTCTCTTCAAGCTGTGCGATGCGCTCGCCGGCACCATGACGGCGCCGTTCGTCCTATCGCTCGGTTACACGAAGGGAATGTACGCGGCAATCGTCAAGGGCGTGGGTCTCGCCGCGCTGCTCGTCGGCGGGTTCGCCGGTGGCGCAGTGGCGCGAACCCTGCCGCTGCACAAGGCGTTATGGATCGCCGCGTTCCTGCAGATGTTCTCCAACCTGGTGTTCGTGTGGCTCGGCTATCAGCCGGTGAGCGCCGAAGCGCTTACCGTCGCCATCGTGGTCGAGAATTTCGCCGGCGCCATCGGCACGGTGATCTTCGTCGCCTACCTGTCGGCGTTGTGCAACAACCCGCTGCACACGGCTACGCAGTACGCGCTGTTGACCGCGCTCGCCTCGACGGGGCGCACGCTGTTCTCGTCGGGTGCAGGATTTGCGGCAGAGACGCTCGGCTGGCCGGCGTTCTTTGTCGGCACATCGCTGACGGCGGTGCCGGCGCTAATGCTGATGGTGTGGCTGCAGCGGCGCGGACACTTCCGCGCCCTCGAGACCCAGCGCAACGGCGGCTAA
- a CDS encoding ABC transporter ATP-binding protein, producing MTANPDRKVLLEARDIVKVFGSGAYEVRPLKGIDLKLYSGELTLLMGPSGSGKTTLLSILGCILSPTEGQLDVAGNQTVGLDAEGLANVRRQHVGFVFQGYNLFPTMTATENVMLALDVRAKPVVDPPVHALNALIAVGLGHRANTYPAKLSGGEKQRVALARALAGAPSVILADEPTAALDAENGRAVMALLSEVAKDPNRAVLAVTHDHRTLPYADRIVRIEDGKIHSDERPQKGANPTYAHAAEQHEAHERAELVIPVTEPTPNDDDSNTSPKGLGGRYRIRRNA from the coding sequence ATGACCGCCAACCCGGACCGCAAGGTCCTGCTCGAGGCCCGCGACATTGTGAAGGTGTTCGGCTCGGGCGCCTACGAGGTGAGGCCGCTGAAAGGCATCGATCTCAAGCTCTACTCGGGCGAGCTCACCCTACTCATGGGACCGTCGGGCTCGGGCAAGACGACTCTGTTGTCGATCCTCGGCTGCATCCTGTCGCCGACCGAGGGCCAGCTCGATGTGGCCGGCAACCAGACGGTCGGCCTCGATGCAGAGGGTCTCGCCAACGTCCGGCGCCAGCACGTCGGCTTCGTGTTCCAGGGGTACAACCTGTTCCCCACCATGACGGCAACCGAGAACGTCATGCTGGCCCTCGACGTGCGCGCCAAGCCGGTCGTCGACCCTCCGGTCCACGCCCTCAATGCGCTCATCGCGGTGGGCCTTGGCCATCGCGCCAACACCTACCCGGCAAAACTGTCGGGCGGCGAGAAGCAGCGCGTCGCGCTGGCCCGCGCGCTCGCCGGCGCGCCGTCGGTGATCCTCGCCGACGAGCCGACGGCTGCACTCGACGCGGAGAACGGCCGGGCGGTGATGGCGCTTCTCTCCGAGGTCGCCAAAGATCCCAACCGAGCTGTTCTCGCCGTTACACACGATCACCGCACACTGCCTTATGCCGACCGCATCGTGCGCATCGAGGACGGTAAGATTCACAGTGACGAGCGGCCGCAGAAAGGTGCCAACCCGACCTACGCCCATGCCGCCGAACAACACGAAGCTCATGAACGCGCCGAGCTGGTGATACCCGTCACCGAGCCGACGCCGAATGACGATGACTCCAACACATCGCCGAAAGGTCTCGGCGGCCGCTATAGGATCAGACGAAATGCTTAG
- a CDS encoding FtsX-like permease family protein, producing MAQADTLPIQAQVPQGKPKTVKMAGKLAYRNLFHDRLSLIVTLTGIVFSVVLVAVQCGLYIGSERMIAAMLDQSKGDLWVAPLGTKSFDDPSLLIGHEKYSVLSTKGVAGSEELVVGFAAWRKPKGGMTAVLIVGSDHEDGTLKPWNLVAGNLGDLDAPLSVAVDDTYFKDLGVENNGETAEINGMRVKIAAVTHAIRSFTTLPYVFTSLNLARTLLDAGSNQSSYTLVRLEPGADIETVRADLMARLQDREILTQQEFRNRSVDYWLFQTGAGSALIAGAALGMIVGVVIVAQTLYSSTKDHLNEFATLRALGASAGYIHKVILFQAMMSAVVGYGIGMVLSMLVIWASKDTTLFIIMTPGLALLLFALTIGMCAIAAVSAIFKVTRIDPAGVFSR from the coding sequence ATGGCGCAAGCCGATACTTTGCCTATCCAGGCACAGGTACCGCAAGGCAAGCCGAAGACCGTCAAGATGGCGGGCAAGCTTGCCTACCGAAATCTGTTTCACGATCGTCTCAGTCTCATCGTCACGCTCACCGGCATCGTCTTCTCCGTCGTGCTCGTCGCCGTTCAGTGCGGCCTGTACATCGGCTCGGAGCGGATGATCGCCGCCATGCTCGACCAGTCGAAGGGCGACCTTTGGGTGGCACCGCTCGGCACTAAAAGCTTCGACGATCCATCGCTGCTCATCGGCCACGAGAAGTATTCGGTGCTGTCGACGAAAGGCGTCGCCGGCAGCGAAGAGCTGGTTGTCGGCTTTGCTGCCTGGCGCAAGCCCAAGGGCGGCATGACGGCAGTGTTGATCGTCGGCTCGGATCATGAGGACGGCACGCTGAAGCCTTGGAACCTCGTCGCCGGCAACCTCGGCGACCTCGATGCACCCTTGTCGGTCGCCGTCGACGACACCTACTTCAAGGATCTCGGCGTCGAGAACAACGGTGAGACGGCCGAGATCAACGGTATGCGCGTCAAGATAGCCGCCGTGACGCACGCCATCCGCTCCTTCACGACGCTGCCTTACGTGTTCACTTCCTTGAACCTCGCCCGTACGCTGCTCGACGCCGGCAGCAACCAGTCCTCCTATACGCTGGTGCGGCTGGAGCCCGGCGCCGACATCGAGACCGTGCGCGCAGACCTCATGGCCCGGCTGCAGGATCGCGAGATCCTCACCCAACAGGAGTTCCGCAACCGCAGCGTCGACTACTGGCTGTTCCAGACGGGCGCCGGCTCGGCGCTCATCGCCGGTGCCGCGCTTGGCATGATCGTCGGCGTCGTCATCGTCGCCCAGACGCTCTACTCGAGCACCAAGGACCACTTGAATGAGTTCGCCACCCTGCGCGCCCTCGGCGCCTCGGCCGGATACATTCACAAGGTCATCCTTTTCCAGGCCATGATGTCGGCCGTGGTCGGCTACGGCATCGGGATGGTGCTGTCGATGCTCGTCATCTGGGCGTCGAAGGACACCACTCTATTCATCATCATGACGCCGGGCCTCGCCCTGCTTCTCTTCGCTCTCACTATTGGCATGTGCGCCATCGCCGCCGTTTCGGCCATCTTCAAGGTGACGCGCATCGATCCCGCAGGAGTGTTCAGCCGATGA
- the glpK gene encoding glycerol kinase GlpK yields MARYVLAIDQGTTSSRALLFDREARVAAVAQQEFTQHFPRSGWVEHDPEEIWTGAVATAREAIAKAGGAVNIVGVGISNQRETSVIWERASGRPIHNAIVWQDRRTAEACEALRAAGHEATVTAKTGLLLDPYFSATKIAWMLDQVPGSRARAERGELAFGTIDCFLLWRLTGGRVHATDVTNAARTCLLDIHTGQWDSKLLDIFGVPRALLPEVRDNAAEFGDTDADLFGGAIPIRGMAGDQQAATIGQACFEAGMLKSTYGTGCFAVLNTGAECIASKNRLLTTIAYQLGGERTYALEGSIFIAGAAVQWLRDGLKIVPHASKTGAMARGADPEQNVVLVPAFVGLGAPYWDPDCRGALYGLTRNTGPDELARAALQSVCFQTYDLLQAMRGDWPAAGESTVLRADGGMAACDWTMQRLADILDVPVDRPTVVETTALGAAYLAGLQSGFYPEPKQFAERWALDRRFTPSMGAEERSRLLSSWHDAVRRTLTPR; encoded by the coding sequence ATGGCACGCTACGTGCTGGCGATCGACCAGGGGACCACGTCGTCACGGGCGTTGCTGTTCGATAGGGAGGCGCGCGTCGCCGCTGTCGCGCAGCAGGAATTCACGCAGCACTTTCCACGCTCTGGCTGGGTGGAGCACGATCCGGAGGAGATCTGGACGGGCGCGGTGGCGACAGCCCGCGAGGCGATTGCGAAGGCGGGCGGTGCCGTCAACATCGTCGGCGTCGGCATTTCCAATCAGCGCGAGACCTCCGTCATCTGGGAGCGGGCCAGCGGCCGACCGATCCACAACGCCATCGTCTGGCAAGACCGGCGCACGGCGGAAGCGTGCGAGGCGCTGCGCGCGGCGGGACACGAGGCGACAGTGACGGCCAAGACCGGGTTGCTGCTCGATCCCTATTTCTCGGCGACCAAGATCGCCTGGATGCTCGATCAGGTGCCGGGTTCCCGGGCGCGGGCGGAGCGTGGCGAGCTCGCCTTCGGCACCATCGACTGTTTCCTGTTGTGGCGGCTGACCGGCGGGCGCGTACACGCCACCGACGTGACCAACGCCGCGCGCACCTGTCTGCTCGATATCCACACCGGGCAATGGGACTCGAAGCTGCTCGACATCTTCGGCGTTCCTCGCGCGCTGCTACCGGAGGTGCGCGACAACGCGGCGGAGTTCGGCGACACGGACGCTGACTTGTTTGGAGGTGCCATTCCCATCCGCGGCATGGCAGGCGACCAGCAGGCGGCGACGATCGGTCAGGCCTGCTTCGAAGCCGGCATGCTGAAATCCACGTACGGAACTGGTTGCTTCGCGGTGCTGAACACGGGCGCGGAGTGCATCGCTTCGAAGAACCGGCTGTTGACGACCATCGCCTATCAGCTCGGAGGCGAGCGAACGTACGCGCTCGAAGGCTCCATCTTCATCGCCGGGGCAGCGGTGCAGTGGCTGCGCGACGGGTTGAAGATCGTGCCGCACGCGTCGAAGACGGGCGCAATGGCGCGGGGCGCCGATCCTGAGCAGAACGTGGTGCTGGTGCCGGCGTTCGTCGGCCTTGGCGCGCCGTACTGGGACCCCGACTGCCGCGGCGCTCTCTATGGGCTCACCCGCAACACCGGCCCGGACGAGCTGGCGCGCGCGGCGTTGCAATCGGTCTGCTTCCAAACCTACGATCTTTTGCAGGCGATGCGCGGCGACTGGCCGGCGGCTGGGGAAAGCACGGTGCTGCGTGCCGACGGCGGCATGGCGGCTTGCGACTGGACCATGCAGCGCCTCGCCGACATCCTCGACGTGCCCGTCGACCGGCCGACAGTGGTGGAGACGACGGCGCTCGGGGCCGCTTATCTCGCGGGGCTACAGTCGGGGTTTTATCCCGAGCCCAAGCAGTTCGCCGAGCGGTGGGCGCTGGATCGGCGCTTCACGCCAAGTATGGGCGCGGAGGAGCGCTCGCGCTTGCTTTCCTCCTGGCACGATGCCGTCCGCCGCACGCTCACACCGCGCTGA
- a CDS encoding (2Fe-2S)-binding protein, producing MIVCSCTEISDRDIESALLEILRAPDAPIPTPGIVYRHLAKRMNCCSCAPLAVETIYNKVDALEKKGLISPTLSATTRSKLLEFTSLRSSPRILSRNSDPETQTSDDNVVRKIA from the coding sequence ATGATCGTCTGTTCTTGTACTGAGATTTCTGATCGCGACATCGAAAGCGCGTTGCTCGAGATCCTGCGTGCACCCGATGCACCGATCCCGACGCCCGGCATCGTCTATCGTCATCTCGCCAAGCGCATGAACTGCTGCAGCTGCGCGCCGCTCGCCGTCGAGACGATCTACAACAAGGTCGATGCGCTGGAGAAGAAGGGCCTGATCTCTCCGACGCTCAGTGCGACGACGCGCTCGAAGCTGCTCGAGTTCACGTCACTCCGTTCGAGCCCTCGCATCTTGTCGCGCAATTCTGACCCCGAGACTCAGACTTCCGACGACAACGTCGTTCGCAAGATCGCCTGA
- a CDS encoding HlyD family secretion protein has protein sequence MLRTIGIVAALVAAALLGYVLSEGTYFSGETKTAKETPKTGAQWVAAAPGRVEPGSGEVNIGVAILGQVADVTVKLNDDVEEGELLIRLDDEEARARLAAAEAEAGLRKRQRDAEPSTSGREDVTKGEDNVFSSEREVIGARFELDAALTGKRRGEATEQQLADARRRLGKAQERVERERLSYAQAQAKASLPSPNQFESALTAARANVALAASQLDKTRIRTPRKGSVLQLSVKQGEIVSPSPEHPLVVVGDMDVLKVKAEVDDGDVAKIKVGQKAFVRSINYPGKDFEGKVTALAPTMATPRISARGPRRPSDIEVLEMTIDLEGDVPLLPGMRVEAFVRPDR, from the coding sequence ATGCTTAGAACTATCGGTATCGTCGCGGCGCTGGTCGCGGCCGCCCTTCTCGGCTACGTGCTGAGCGAGGGCACCTACTTCTCCGGCGAGACTAAAACCGCCAAGGAGACGCCCAAAACCGGCGCCCAATGGGTCGCCGCCGCGCCCGGCCGGGTCGAGCCCGGCTCCGGCGAGGTCAACATCGGCGTCGCCATCCTCGGCCAAGTCGCCGACGTGACGGTGAAGCTCAACGACGACGTCGAGGAGGGCGAGTTGCTCATCCGTCTTGATGACGAGGAGGCACGTGCGCGTCTCGCCGCGGCGGAGGCCGAAGCGGGCCTGCGCAAGCGTCAGCGCGACGCCGAGCCCTCGACCAGCGGCCGCGAGGACGTGACCAAGGGCGAGGACAACGTGTTCTCCTCCGAGCGCGAGGTCATCGGCGCTCGCTTCGAGCTCGACGCCGCGCTCACCGGCAAGCGCCGCGGCGAAGCGACCGAGCAGCAGCTCGCCGACGCCCGCCGCCGTCTCGGCAAGGCGCAGGAGCGCGTCGAGCGCGAGCGCCTGTCGTATGCCCAGGCGCAGGCGAAGGCGAGCTTGCCGTCGCCGAACCAGTTCGAGTCGGCGCTCACTGCGGCTCGTGCCAACGTGGCGCTGGCTGCCTCGCAGCTCGACAAGACGCGTATTCGCACCCCGCGCAAGGGCAGCGTGCTGCAACTCTCTGTCAAGCAGGGTGAGATCGTCTCGCCGTCGCCCGAGCACCCGCTCGTCGTCGTCGGCGACATGGACGTGCTGAAGGTCAAGGCCGAGGTCGACGACGGCGACGTCGCCAAGATCAAGGTCGGCCAGAAGGCGTTCGTGCGCTCGATCAACTATCCGGGCAAGGACTTCGAAGGCAAGGTGACCGCGCTGGCGCCGACCATGGCCACCCCGCGAATCTCCGCCCGCGGTCCGCGCCGCCCGTCCGACATCGAGGTGCTGGAGATGACCATCGATCTCGAAGGCGACGTGCCACTGCTGCCCGGCATGCGCGTCGAGGCCTTCGTGCGCCCCGATCGCTGA
- the bfr gene encoding bacterioferritin, which translates to MKGNKEVIDALNFALKLELGAVNQYWLHYRRLDDWGYTKIAKKEREESIEEMHHADKLITRIIFLEGFPKMQEIAPMMIGENLKEVLECDLKGEYIAQEFYSKARELCRQHKDYVSMDLFEELLKDEEGHIDFIETQLDLLKSIGIQNYGQLQADSADKVEGHAD; encoded by the coding sequence ATGAAAGGCAACAAGGAAGTTATCGACGCGCTGAACTTCGCGCTCAAGTTGGAGCTCGGCGCGGTCAATCAATATTGGCTGCATTATCGTCGGCTCGACGACTGGGGCTACACGAAGATCGCCAAGAAGGAGCGCGAGGAATCGATCGAGGAGATGCATCACGCCGACAAGCTGATCACGCGCATCATCTTCCTTGAGGGCTTCCCCAAGATGCAGGAGATCGCGCCGATGATGATCGGCGAGAACCTGAAAGAGGTGCTCGAGTGCGATCTGAAGGGCGAGTACATCGCGCAGGAGTTCTATTCCAAGGCGCGTGAGCTGTGCCGTCAGCACAAGGACTACGTGTCGATGGATCTCTTCGAGGAACTCCTGAAGGACGAAGAAGGCCACATCGACTTCATCGAGACGCAGCTCGACCTGTTGAAGAGCATCGGCATCCAGAACTACGGGCAGCTGCAGGCGGATTCGGCCGACAAGGTCGAAGGCCACGCTGACTGA
- a CDS encoding RrF2 family transcriptional regulator, with protein sequence MRLNKSTSHAVRILIDCAKAESRLVKVADIAERLDITQQNAFKIVHLLSKAGFLTSVRGRHGGVRLARPAVQIRVGDVVRSIETLGQEEKPAGTGGNLHRIVDDALDAFISVLDQHTLEDMAGASQSTGTRESGGRSGKSRSGGGSGRSRRGPQQSAPRTLG encoded by the coding sequence ATGCGCCTCAATAAATCCACGAGCCACGCTGTCCGCATCCTGATCGACTGTGCCAAAGCCGAGTCCCGGTTGGTCAAGGTGGCCGATATCGCCGAGCGGCTCGACATCACCCAGCAGAACGCTTTCAAGATCGTGCATCTGCTGTCCAAGGCCGGTTTCCTGACCTCGGTGCGCGGTCGCCACGGCGGCGTGCGTCTCGCCCGCCCGGCGGTGCAGATCCGCGTTGGCGACGTCGTCCGGTCGATCGAGACCCTTGGCCAGGAGGAGAAGCCGGCCGGCACTGGCGGCAACCTCCACCGCATCGTCGATGACGCCCTCGACGCCTTCATCAGCGTGCTGGACCAGCACACGCTGGAGGACATGGCGGGGGCATCCCAGTCTACCGGGACGCGAGAATCCGGCGGGCGCTCGGGCAAGTCGCGTTCGGGCGGGGGCTCCGGCCGCTCCCGGCGCGGGCCGCAGCAGTCCGCGCCGCGGACTCTTGGTTAA